Genomic DNA from Maylandia zebra isolate NMK-2024a linkage group LG17, Mzebra_GT3a, whole genome shotgun sequence:
CTGGCATAAGGTCCATTATGAATTTCAGAGAAGTGCTGGAAGACATTAACTCCGGGATAAAACTTACTTCAATAGCagcaaataattaaatataacatttgaatgcCTTTACATTTCAGAGGCGCTCACTGCCATAGACTCAACTTATGTGGAATCTTAAGTGAGTGAAATGAAAAGCTGAGAACGCACAATAGGATGGACGGCTCAGATCCAGCTCgtgattaattaaaaatgacaaatgtatATTATTTCCCTGCCAGGCTGAACTGTTCTACAAGAATTCGAGCCCAGAGGAGTGTTTCTGGCGTCAGACACTTTGTAATTGCTTCAGTCTcatgctgtttcctcctcagagAGTGCTGTCGGCTAGAGGATCTCACTCAGAAAAAAAGGAGAGGGCAGTAGAGCAAAAAAAAGTAAGCTTTTTGCAGCAATTTCATCTTAGTGCATTAGGCTAGTGGTAGTGACAGTAACAGCTTTCTGCCAATCCAAAACCAGCAGGAGGACTAAATAAGGTCGGGAAATATGAAACATGGCTTTAGTTTGATTTATGAAATCATAAATCAGCTAGATTTTGAATCTCTAATGTCAGCTGCACTGGACAAAAATGAGGCAGATGGCTACATTTCTCAACAGTTTCAATAATTGTACAGTGGCTACATGATGGAGGTCACCTCTGCTTCCTTGCTCTTTTCTTGCTGCAGGTATAATCTTTTCTTGAGCAAATGTTTTGCACCTCAGTAAGCCTGGACTCAAAGCATCTCAAGTCTCTCGAGCCTCTGGGAATATTGCATTTTATGATGGCAAAAAATAAGAATACCTGTGAATTTCAACAATGATTGTAtctatattaaaagaaaaagaacaaatatgTTGTGCTATATGTTGTACATGTGTTGGCTGAGTAATTTGGGCATCTTATATCTAATTAGGCAGTACAACAATGAACTCTATCATTCAGTTAGTGTGGGTCAGATAATTATAAATTATGGGCTATTTACAGTATATTTGCATCCATCAGTAAAGTGACCAGAAGGATCAACTTAACTTGACTGACAATCCAAAAACAGATTAAGTGAGAAACTCAATAACATTCAGGATTCTTTCTTTTGGGTGTAGAAAAAGAGAATTTTGACATTAAATTTGACATAAATGAAATCCGTATAGTGAACATTTCACCAACACCGAGACCAAATTACTTTGAGTGCAGACAAACAAAATGTTGATTTCAGACCCCAGCACTGTGGGGCTAACATGAAACGAGATTTTGCAGGATGTTCTTGTTGATCCGTGTGATGGATGGCTGCATGACGATTGCTTTTCAggtgtattttcttttaaatcagaGCTTTGAAATGTTAGAACATCCCCTCCCACATGCATACATGGAAACCTAAGGGTATTCAGAGCACAGGCAGGTTGGTAGAAAAAACCTAAAATCACATATCAGTGGCAACATCCATAATGCTAATGAAGCCAGACAGCATGGAATGGAGAAGCTGAGGAAATGatggttgcaaagtggcttgcagataTGCCAACTGCCTATAGGATTCAAAGAATAAAATGATCTGAGCTTTAACTGATGTGGAGTGGCAATGATATCAGATTACCTGCTGGGATTGGGGTTTTGTGTCTGGTGTGAACTAAGGGAGTGGATTAGCTGACTATAGTTGCTTATAGAAAAGGTATTTTAAGgaacacagaataactgcttGATCTTGATCTGTAACATTTAAACCGTGAAGAAGTAGGATTCTCCTGCTAACAGCTGTCTTTTTGGGACTTTCAGAATGAATGGACAGAAGCAGTGGACACGGGTGGCAATAGCACTCCTGGTGCTTACAGTGATTGCAGCTGAAGGAggcaaagcagaaaaacaaggTGATTCCTTCAAACTGTTAAGTATATAAGTCAGAAGATAAAGAGGAAAAGTGTTAGTTAACCTTAAATTAAGCAGTGTGCATGCTGTCACATTTCACTGTCCTGTTGAACAACTAATTTAGTCATACAAAACTcttcaaaaaatacaaatataatttttaaaatacaacTTTGAGGATAAAATAATTGGTCTCCTATGAGAATTAACAAGAGACAAATAGGAATAATTTGCAataaggaacaaaaaaaaagtggagtAATCCCGCTTGggtaaagaaaacacatttaaccTAATTTAAATTCAGGGGAAAAAAGTTAATTTGCATTGGAAATTAGTGCAAACACCTAAACTCATTACAGCCGCCTTAAAATAATGTGATACAGTCCTAAAGGGGGTACTTTAACAGACGaacatccaaccatccatctatCCTTCCAGTTTCTACCATCTAACAGAAGTTGGTCTGCAATTGCAGAAGGCTAAGCGAGGAATTCATAAACAGaagatttaataaataaaaatcacgaGCAAGATTGATGTAAGACCTAAATcatatttcactgtgggaaATAACTTCACAGCTGATGTTAAAATCTCAAGTTTTGACCCTCTAGAATACAAGATAACAGAATCACGCGGGTGTCTGGCTGAACACGCACCATTTCAGGAGTTGACATGAGTAATGGAGAACCATGTTATTGGAATACTATATTATTTGTtctatattcatttattttaagaaattacaaacaaaacaaaaggaaaacacacCTTGTTTGTCCTAAAATACACAATGAACAACAATCAAGGGGTGTTTGAAACACTATTTCATTTAATTAACAATTTAAACTTTCCCCTTTTTTGGAATACTTGCTACTAAACTCAGCTTAAAAGAAGAATTAAAAACAGCCTTGCTTTTTCAGACAGTTCTTCACCAGTTTAGGTCAGCAGTGTATGAGTGCACTGTGAGCTCTCATTAACTTTTGGCAGCAAGTACAAAAATCAGTGTAATAGAACAAGCACTATCATCGGTTTAGTCTATGTTTTAGATTACCCTCAGTGGAGCTCTGGCCCTCTCACTTCATTAAGTTTCAGTTGTTTTATACTGATAGAAGTAATACAACCTGTAGCTACTAGCCTTAGTAGAGATGACCTGATAAGTTCACATCTCGCTAAATTCATGCCTCGAGATTTGATTCCTTCTGTGTTGCCTTGGGACCCAAATTATGTTGTTTTAAGCCTAAAAGTAGTGacatttgttgtcttttgtcAGGTATTGTGAGCAGCTCTTTACAAGATCTGTAAACAGACGTTCATGGGGATTCCTGCTCAGCGCTATCTATTTTGATGTTGTGTTATAATATGGATGTGATTCTACAGGAAAGAAGGAACGCAAGTCAGACTGTGGGGATTGGCAGTGGAGTGTGTGCGTAGCCAACGAAGGGGACTGTGGACTTGGCACCAGGGAGGGAACGCGCGCCGGCACTGACTGCAAGCAGACCATCAAGACCCAGCGCTGCAAGATCCCGTGCAACTGGAAAAAGAAGTTTGGAGGTGATAaatgttcacatgttgctttGTTGAAGTAGGAAAAGAAGGATCTACTTTTCCCAGTAGAATTTAGAATACCTActgttttaggtttttaaataatttatgcCTTCTAAATGACCCAGGACTCCCCTCCTTCTGTACAAATACATGGATGCCATCCATCTCCCACCACGTCTCCCGATGATTTATTGTGGCCCGTCATTTACACAAACAATGGTCCCATTTTCAGAATAGGAATGAGTAAGCTAGCTAATTAGAGGTACAACAAAAACATCTATGCAGTATATAATATATTGTCATGGAAAACATAGGAATAATTGCCCGGcattgtcattttcttttttgggctTGAGACGGTGAGGCTTTTACAGCCGAAATGTCTTGCAGTGACGAGCCTGTAGGACATTTGTTCCCACAGTAAGGCCTGTCAGGCAAGAGCCTGCTGCTCTGCAATGAGCCTGTCACGAATGATGAACACACTGCAGGAAATAATGGTGCTAACTGGCTACATagattatggtaaatggcctgtatttatatagcgctttactagtccctaaggaccccaaagcgctttacatatccagtcatccacccattcacacacacattcacacactggtgatggcaagctacattgtagccacagccaccctggggcgcactgacagaggcgaggctgccggacactggcgccaccgggccctctgactgCAAGAAAAGTTTTGGAGGAGTGGCGTTAAGTTTCACATCTGCGTGTTTGAAACTGTGGAAAGTTagtttagaaaataaaaaaaattaaaagtgtgAATTGGCCCTCTTGGCTGGGAATCCTGCAAAATGAGAGCAGTGTCGTTTTAAGTGTGGATACTTTTGTACTTGAAAAAAATGGATAACAGAACCTGTAAGAATAGGTGTGAAAAGACCCTCTACTTCAACCCTGGCTGTTAGCTGCAGCATATCCAAATATAGACCTAAGTAAATTGTCTGTTTGCCATTAATTAATATACTATGTTACTAGTACACTTATTATCTAAGCTCTAGTAGGTAGCGTACTCAAATAAGGAGCTGTATTATATGCCTTTAGCTATGAAGTCTTAAAAGAGACATGAAaaactgggatttttttttttagtatagtTCTAAGAGTCCTGAGCATAAAAGATTTGACATCCCATCTGGCAAAACTCTTACATCTAATTAGAATACTAAGACCCAAAAGACCCTTAAAAACCAACTAGTGAAAACTAGGTTAACGTTGGTTTTCCAGTTTGCAGCACACAGCCCAAACTGTTCTTTGCCTCTTGCCAAAGTATAACACAGTGATGCGAGGagaataaatattaatataagAGGTGGGCACAATATTGTAAAACTGGGGTTTCCAGCAGCATGACACAAAAAAGACGAGTACCTATGGGACTGGTGACCAAGgtaacaaacacagcagctaatgGGTCTCATTATAATAAACCGAAAGAGATAAGTCATATGGAGTGCTGAAGTGGCTGATACAATATGAATCCACAGAAAGCAGCTATGTGAGAGCTGAATGGAGAAGAATTACTAGGAAGTAGAAATATTTGGTTCCATGGTGCATTTCTATAAAACTGTTAGCATATGCAGGTTTTTcatagcacaaaaacacaagcacATTGCTTCTTTATTAGGTGGAAATGAAAATGCAGGAAAggaattaaaattaataaataactgGATCTCTTATTGCCAGGAAAGGGGATTAATGGTTAGTCATAGAACAAATTCTGCCCACTCCATATAATATATGACCATCCCCATATACTCATATGTCATACAACCAACACAAGCATGCAATATTTTTGCAAAAGTCTCAAGACATCACTTGTTTCtttatatatattgtacatactattgtttgagtacttacgattgttttttttgtactttttatattttacatttatatttattattgaaacttgcaccaaaggagtggcactccaatttcgttgtactctgtacaatgacaataaaggctattctattctatattgcTCAGAAAATGGGAAAATGTTGCAGTGATGAAATGTAGACGTGCACATACaagaatatacagtatataagggAAAAACACTAGTTTATACCATCCTTCTTtgaatgttggctgcctttttctctgttctctgtcagcaCGATCTTACATTGCTTCGATAATGTTATTTAAGCTCTGGGCagaccaatccatgactgacagtGCTCCATTGTATGTTTTTCTATCCAAGCATGCTTTTCTATACTCATAATTCGATCAATTCTAGCAAACAACACTGTCTGAAATGGAGCCCTAAactatgacagagcctccaccatgtttttactgtactgtactgttgtacctctctcctgacctcctgtCCTCCATACATACTCGTGATGATTagaaacacacatttaaaattgagatcTATCACTCCCCAAGACATGTTGTCGCAGTCAGTCCAATTCTTATGTAATTTAGCATATCTCAGCCTTTTCCCTTCCTTTAAATGACTGACAGGCACACTTCctctgagaccatttctgatgagtaGATGGATCAGGTAGTCATCAGAAATGGCCGtgtctctcaggtcctgtgtcaggtctttgctgcaTTTCTTTTCCAGCAAAAGACACGACTTTCACATACCATTCATGTTTTTTTGAGCTATAGCAAGTTTTCAGTTAATAGCTTttaggaatcaccttgttggtgcaaaattGCTTATTTTTATCCGTCACACTGTGtattatctttggcattttataTACATTCaactaaaaaaagagaagagagcaaATGATGtggttctttgaaaaagaaaggtGACtttttttatccttgaaatatttatAGATCAGTATTAAATAGCttgaaaaaccaaaaaaaaaaatccttaagaccactttaaaaatgggaaaaaatcttgttggaagcaaaatataaggaaATTAGGATGACTCATGAACACGGTACGGTACATAAAATTTATGTGCATATTTTTTAAGATTTTGAAAGCAAGAAGGACTTAAACTAGAAATCATTCCAGAAATAAAGAGTATGTGATATGAAGAATAGATGGTGGGGATGATCTTAGTGATGGTGAAATGTATGAAACAACATCAAAAGCAAAATGTTGGCTGTTTCACGAAGATATTTCATTTTGCATATATGCTGTTTCTATCTGATGGCACTCCAGTTTCTTTAGGCTCTGTAGAAATGAGTTATGACTGAGGTCTTTTTCACTGCTTAACAAATTATATTCAGTGATTTGTGACTTTGGTTTAATGAATAGTCATGAGGgggtgttttcacacttttgcaACCATCATTTTTGCCAGCACAAACACTGTATGTTACACTGTATGAAACACCTTACAGAATACATGAGCTGCCTGACAAATTCCTGGTAGTCAGCAAGGGAGCTCTCTCTCCAAGACAATTTACAGCTGTGGAGGCATAGGGTTTTTAAAGTTGGTTGCTCAGGAAGTCCCTGTAGGATTCTTGCAACAATGGCCCTGTCACTCCCCCTCTTCGCTCTTCGCCCCTCTTTTCCTCGCCCCTTCTCCCACCTCTCCCCTCCTCTGATGAGCACCTTGGGATCTCAGAAGCAGTGACAAGGGCGCTGATGCTTTGATGAGAGAGGAGGCAGAAGAATGAGTGTCACATCCTCGAGGGAACCCGGCtagactggggaaaaaaaattaatggaGAGAGATAAGTGGGACATGGACATACAGTACATAAACAAACACTAACGTACACACGCCTGCATGCTTTTCAAACCAATATCCGTAACATACAGTGCATTAGCGACTGTTGCCATCCGTCTAGAGAAATCTTGCACTTCTTTTGGTTGAATTTAAGTTGTTTAAAATGTATGATGAAATGAAAGCACCAGCAAGACCTCGCCCCAAACATCACgaatatgtaaatatataaaattgtcCTCCTCTAAAATGACATCTATCCGGGAGCCAGGCTCTGCTTGATTACATTCATCTTTTAGAAGGTTTCATCATATCAAGAATATGAGACTCAAACTGTGAAGCATCACCGACTCCAGcaggaaaaaacataaacacactttACTTTGTTGTTAAGAAAATGGTCTCATGAAGGCACTTTGTGAGCGGTGGACAGTTTCTCTTGATGGAAGAGGGTAGGCAACTGCTCATCAAACACCCATTCAAAGTCAATGACTCAGCACTCCCCAGGCTCAGAGGCTTGTT
This window encodes:
- the ptn gene encoding pleiotrophin, which codes for MNGQKQWTRVAIALLVLTVIAAEGGKAEKQGKKERKSDCGDWQWSVCVANEGDCGLGTREGTRAGTDCKQTIKTQRCKIPCNWKKKFGGECKYDFQAWGECDLATGKKNRTGVLKRALMDATCAATVTATKPCGKTPKTKLQDAKKQKKEGKKRERTQMADELV